Below is a genomic region from Sander vitreus isolate 19-12246 chromosome 15, sanVit1, whole genome shotgun sequence.
GTAGTGACTGATGCTACACAGGAGCTGTGTGACCTGATCCTCTCAGTTTTTTCTTGTAGGAGACAAGGAAAAACTGATGTATCTGTAAAAGTTGTAAGTGTATATCATATTCTGTACTTTACCTTACTTACTGGCTCCTCATGGAGAAAACTGCCTCAGACGTGCTTTCTTCAGTGTATCTTGTTATGTGCTCTTTTTAGGCATTCCAGCACCACTGCCTCACAAAGCCGCTAGCGTGGCTGTAGTATTTAAGTCTTGTTATTCAATCTTTATTTGCTCAGCtgcattaaaataaagaaatcttTATGTATTAGTACATTCAGTACATTGTAAAATAAATCCTCATGTGTTACCAAAATACCAAATAATCTCTGACAAATGAACTACGTACTAAATCCTCTATTCCAACCTTCATCCCTGCCTGTTCCTGAGACGCCAGAGGatttcttaaaatgtaaatacacgTTTCATTTGGCCTATGAATGATTAAACAATTATGTTTCCCCTGTATTGTAGACACAAGGagtttgacctttgacccagaCACCACCCATCATTTCTTACGTATTACAGAGGTCAACAGAAAGCTGACCAACACCAGCCCCTGGCAGCACAGTTACCCAGACCACCCTGGTTGCTTCCAATATTGGCGTCAGGCAATGACTTCAGACAGCCTTTACCTGGGGAGGCACTACATTGAAGCAGAGCTGAGTGGGGAGGGTGCACATGTCGGAGTCACGTACAAGAGCAACTGCATCACCTGGAACGACTTTTGCTGGTGCATGGGACGAAACAGCCGAGGTTTCTTTGCCTGGCATGCTGGTGTGGAGACACCCTTGGATGTCACTTATATCACAAGAATTGGCGTATATGTCAACTTTTACTGAGGCTCTGTGTCTTTCTATGATGTAACCAGTCCCATGAGGTCactccacacatacacagctgATTTCATAGAGCCCTTATATGTTACAGCCTGGCtgtcaaagaaagaaaatgtagttTCTCTGGTAATTGCAAAATGATGCAAAGAATGATCATATTGCCTTCACTGCAAGcttgtaaaagaaaaatgagtgcattatacatttttattgagGTTACATAACAAGGTCTATAAAGTTATGGTACATATAGAGGATTTTTTCACGTACATGTCATTCAAGGTTAAATGTACTACCATGTACTGGTAACTGCAACGATGTGTTAGGAATTTACTGCAGCTTTATTTCAACTTCATTGCTCTTGAATGTGATAtgaatgaggaaaaaaagtACAGAAATGTCTGCCAACAATTTCGAGTCTGAAATTATAAGTCCATTTGGTGAACTAGTATAAAGCTATAAGAGAATGTATTGTTTATGAAGGGCTCGTAAAAtcatcaagacaaacaaaagtgCTTTGGAAATCATTAACATCCATAACAAGTTTACTGCAGTCAACTTCAGGCGTTAAAATCAGTTTCATTCTCGTCATAAACTGGATTCACAAAGTGCACACCTGTCTGAGTCATGGAGATCGAATTATTTGTTTCAGTTGCATACACACCAGGAATATCAGGCAGCATGTTTGGCTGGTCAAAAATGGGATTATCAAAGCCGTGGTCAAGAGGCCCACCAAGGTCTGTAACGTCGCTGCTTTTCATGAAGCTGCTCAGAGAAGGCAGTGATGATGGCATTTGAATAACCCCCTTACGAATCACGACGACCATGATAATGATGAGTGTAATCATAATCAAAACTCCAAAAACAACTCCAGCCACCATCCCAGCACTACCACCAGTCTGATCACTGCTGCTCCCAGAGGAGGCTTGAAATTCAGCCCCAGTGATTGCCAGGTTGGGGCCATGAGAATGGGCATCCTTCACTATGTCCCTGGCCAGAACCTCTGACAGTGTTCCCTTCTCTCCATCCAAGATAAGCACCTGGATTTCAGGTGAGGTACCAGAAGGGATGATCCCCATCAGCCACTGTGACTTGAAGACTTTAGACATGCCCAGCTGAATGGAATTGTATTgtggcaggacaagaaataggTGATGAATTCGTTGCCTGTAAGTTTGCAGGTTGAACCCAGCGGCGTATTGGACGGTAACAATGGCACCACAAACATCACAGCAGTGTCCCACGGGGAGAAGAGGCTTCTTACAGCTCAGAGAGGCACATGTTACACTGTTACAGATCTGCTGATGGTTCACAGAATTCCCACAGTCGCAGCCAGAAGGATCCCCACACTCTTGGTTTCCAATAGAGAAGGCAGAGGATCCTTGAAACTGCAGCTGGCCTGAACGTGAGCTGAGATAATGGGAGAACTCAGATCCGCTATCAAACTTCTTCCCCAGCACAGACACAGATTTGACAGGAATGCTAGACTGACTGGAGCTGGTGTCCACCCTGAAAGAGGAGCGGTCTTTAAAAACCACATCATCATACTGGCAAGGGACACTTTCCTCGTGGACTGAGAATAAGAAATTCCCATGCTGCAGGTCATCCAGAGTTGCAGCTGCCTGCCACAGAGCTGGGTTGAACCACTGGAGAGACTCGGAATCTTTGAATTGAGTCGTGACACCCGCTCCGCAGCCCGAATCTTGTCCTCTCACGACATAAAATCCAGCTCCTGAATTCAGGATGAACTCTCCATCAACTGGCAACTTCATCTCCTGCACAGCATGCGTGGTCTCCACGAACACAGACACTTTTTTCTGGGCTGGAAACTGAACTATG
It encodes:
- the amn gene encoding protein amnionless gives rise to the protein MLKTTDMLLFFCLVRAAHALHKQWIPDTNYENKTNWDKENVPCGNDIVQFPAQKKVSVFVETTHAVQEMKLPVDGEFILNSGAGFYVVRGQDSGCGAGVTTQFKDSESLQWFNPALWQAAATLDDLQHGNFLFSVHEESVPCQYDDVVFKDRSSFRVDTSSSQSSIPVKSVSVLGKKFDSGSEFSHYLSSRSGQLQFQGSSAFSIGNQECGDPSGCDCGNSVNHQQICNSVTCASLSCKKPLLPVGHCCDVCGAIVTVQYAAGFNLQTYRQRIHHLFLVLPQYNSIQLGMSKVFKSQWLMGIIPSGTSPEIQVLILDGEKGTLSEVLARDIVKDAHSHGPNLAITGAEFQASSGSSSDQTGGSAGMVAGVVFGVLIMITLIIIMVVVIRKGVIQMPSSLPSLSSFMKSSDVTDLGGPLDHGFDNPIFDQPNMLPDIPGVYATETNNSISMTQTGVHFVNPVYDENETDFNA